From one Grus americana isolate bGruAme1 unplaced genomic scaffold, bGruAme1.mat H_91, whole genome shotgun sequence genomic stretch:
- the LOC129200412 gene encoding butyrophilin subfamily 1 member A1-like produces MWLPASPGGLLSYLVTLHVLRLGSADFRVVAPEKYIRVSMGQDIVLPCHFSPRVDARSFEVWWIRHHVSETVHHYRNGEDLYGEQMEEYVGRTELVRDGLSRGSLDLRISGLRPSDDGQYVCTVTDGASYGEATVDLEVSATGSGPQLSLEAYEDGGIRVVCRSAGWYPRPEVLWKDPGGQHLPSVSQRHSSDERGLFDTEDVIIVTDGNRDGKWSCMVRNSRLNQEQETSLHISAPFFHNARPWMVGVGVLLMLSVVFLGLGAYLWRRKVLQSRELGESLWPLPPAKPPGKGAPLGGTWVWMAPEVMAELQSAWVG; encoded by the exons ATGTGGCTCCCCGCGAGCCCCGGGGGCCTCCTGAGTTATTTGGTGACTCTGCACGTCCTGCGGCTGGGATCAG ctGACTTCAGAGTGGTGGCACCAGAGAAATATATTCGTGTCAGCATGGGTCAGGACATTGTGCTGCCCTGTCACTTTTCCCCTCGCGTGGACGCTCGGAGCTTCGAAGTCTGGTGGATCCGGCATCACGTCTCTGAAACGGTGCACCACTACCGAAATGGAGAGGACCTGTATGGGGAGCAGATGGAGGAATATGTTGGGAGAACAGAGTTGGTCAGAGATGGTCTCTCCCGTGGAAGCCTGGACTTGCGAATCTCTGGGTTGAGACCCTCTGACGATGGTCAGTACGTCTGCACTGTGACAGATGGTGcctcttatggagaagctaCGGTGGATCTGGAGGTGTCAG ccacaggctctggccctcagctctccctggaggcttACGAGGACGGAGGCATCCGGGTGGTGTGTCGATCGGCCGGCTGGTACCCACGACCTgaggtgctgtggaaagatccTGGtgggcagcatctcccctcGGTCTCCCAGAGACATTCCTCGGATGAGAGGGGCCTGTTTGACACCGAAGATGTCATCATTGTGACCGATGGGAACAGAGATGGGAAATGGTCCTGCATGGTCAGGAACAGCCGCCtcaaccaggagcaggagacgtccctgcacatctcag ctccctttttccacaatgcccgTCCCTGGATGGTTGGTGTGGGGGTGCTCCTCATGCTTTCAGTGGTGTTCCTTGGCCTCGGTGcttatctgtggagaaggaaag tgctgcagtcccgagagctgggtgagtccttgtggccccttcccccagcaaaacctcctGGCAAAGGAGCCCCCCTGGGAGGGACGTGGGTTTGGATGGCTCCTGAAGTTATGGCTGAACTCCAGAGTGCCTGGGTGGGCTGA
- the LOC129200411 gene encoding butyrophilin subfamily 3 member A2-like: MLGAAPGDAATAAQLQTQMWLPASPGGLLSYLVTLHVLRLGSADFSVVGPGHPLRVTVGQDIVLPCHLSPSMDAWSLDIRWIRRRFTETVYHYRNGEDLYRDQMEEYFGRTELVRDGLSSGSLDLRISGLRPSDDGYYVCTVRDGSSYGEATVDLEVSATGSVPQLSLEGYEDGGIRVVCRSAGWYPQPEVLWKDSGGQHLPSVSQRHSSDERGLFDIEDVIVVTDGNRDGKWSCMVRNSRLNQEQETSLHISAPFFHNARPWMVGVWVLLVLSVVFLGLGAYLWRRKVLQSRELGKQHAALMKKRDVAVEERDAALGESP; the protein is encoded by the exons ATGCTTGGAGCCGCTCCTGGTGATGCCGCCACCGCCGCGCAG ctccagaCACAGATGTGGCTCCCCGCGAGCCCCGGGGGCCTCCTGAGTTATTTGGTGACTCTGCACGTCCTGCGGCTGGGATCAG ctGACTTCAGTGTGGTGGGACCAGGCCACCCTCTCCGTGTTACCGTGGGGCAGGACATCGTGTTGCCATGTCACTTGTCCCCCAGCATGGATGCTTGGAGCTTGGACATCAGGTGGATCCGGCGCCGGTTCACTGAAACAGTGTACCACTACCGAAACGGAGAGGATCTGTACAGGGATCAGATGGAGGAATATTTTGGGAGGACAGAGTTGGTCAGAGATGGTCTCTCCAGTGGAAGCCTGGACTTGCGAATCTCTGGGTTGAGACCCTCTGACGATGGTTATTACGTCTGCACTGTGAGAGATGGTTcctcttatggagaagctaCGGTGGATCTGGAGGTGTCAG ccacaggctctgtccCTCAACTCTCCCTGGAGGGTTACGAGGACGGAGGCATCCGGGTGGTGTGTCGATCGGCCGGCTGGTACCCACAACcggaggtgctgtggaaagatTCTGGtgggcagcatctcccctcGGTCTCCCAGAGACATTCCTCGGATGAGAGGGGCCTCTTTGACATCGAAGATGTCATCGTTGTGACCGATGGGAACAGAGATGGGAAATGGTCCTGCATGGTCAGGAACAGCCGCCtcaaccaggagcaggagacgtccctgcacatctcag ctccctttttccacaatgcccgTCCCTGGATGGTTGGTGTGTGGGTGCTCCTCGTGCTTTCAGTGGTGTTCCTTGGCCTCGGTGcttatctgtggagaaggaaag tgctgcagtcccgagagctgg GAAAACAACATGCAGCACTGATGA agaaaCGAGATGTAGCAGTGG aggaacGAGATGCAGCACTGGGTGAGTCTCCATGA